In the genome of Streptomyces sp. 846.5, the window ACCACCCTGCCCGCCCCACCTTGCGCTGTCTTGCCGAGGATCTGGAACTGGCCCTGCCGGCTGTGACCCTGCCGCTGGACGAGCTGGCACATCCGCTTCTCGGCAAGACCGCGGAGCAGTTCGCCGAGGCGGAGACCAAGCACGAACGGATCCGGTCGATCGATCGATGACACGGTGCTGTTCAAGGTCAAGGTGCAGCGCTGGCGCGGAGCCGTCTGGATCGACGCCGACCTGCCCTGGCTGGTCGCAGCGGGCCGACGGAAGACGGTTCCAACGAGGACTTCTACGCCGCTCTGGAAGCTCAGGCCAAGGCGATGCGCGCCCGCTACAACGCCACGCACACCGACGGATTGAGAACCTCCACATCCAGCGCGCATCTGCTGCCGACACGCGCCGACCACATTCGCTACCGTGCCGAAGCCGGTGTCCGCTTTGCCCGACGGCTACGTGCAACGATCCAGGAACTCACCAGAGCCACCCTGCGCGACGGCCGCGAGCACGCCGCGGACTTCGACACCTTTACCCTGGGCCTCCAGGTCCGGGCCGACAACGGACACGAGACCTACGCCGCCGTGCGCATCACAGGCTCCGTACCCGCCAACCTCGCCACCGTCGTCCTCGGCAACGTCCCCGGCTGCGACACCGACGGCTGGTACCCGGAATACGCCCTCCCCGAGCGCGACCTGCTCCCCGCCGAGCAGGCCTGGTCCAACATCATGGATCCGCGCGCAGCAGCCATCCTCCTGGACACCGAGACCTGACTTCCACCGCGCCACAGGAAGGCACCCGAGGCGGCGTACATGAAACAACCCCCGGGCCGCTGGCCTGGGGGTTTGTGTGGAGCGGGTGACGAGAATCGAACTCGCGCTCTGAGCTTGGGAAGCTCTCCGGCCTGGGCGACGTTTCCGCAGGTAAGAGCCTTGCGAGTCAGCAATTCCCCCACTCTGCAAGGCAATTGATTGCCCCCCATTGCCCGCCGCATACCGCTCCTACCGGTGCGCTACCCGTGCGCCCACTCAGGTGACGCTGGTAGCAGGAGGAGTCAAAGCACCTCATGTGACGCCGGTAGCCAAGGGCCCCGTCCCCGTGTCAGTGGCCGCTCCTGGGCCTGCTGGTCGGCCACGGCATCGACCACACCGGCGACCCCGGGGTCCTGGCCACCCTGATGTCCGTGCTCGACGCCTCCGACCTCGCCGACACGATCATCACCGTCCGCAGCCTCATCCGGCGATCCTGGACAACCCGCCGGGACAACCGCCCAAGGAGACACCCGTAAGACGCCACCTATCTGCGTGAGCTCTAAGCAGTTGCTGTTCCCTGGCTGGCAGGGCGGGCCTACGGTGGTGCTCTGCGGGCTCCGCGAGAACGACTGCTGCTTCGCCTGGAAGGTGATGGTCATGGCCGCTGCCGACGCACCCGTGGTGCGTGACGCGCTGCGGGCTTGGTTGCGAGGCGACCTCGACGCGTTCGAGCGGGCTCTGACCGAGGATGCCGAGCTGCTTTGGTATGAGCCCAGCCCGTGGGACTGCCACGGCCGCGTACAGATCATGCGGCTGTTGCGGCAGCGTCGGGCCGAGGACCGGCCGTTCATCGAGGTCCGTATCGACGACGTGGACGCGGACACCCTGGTGGTCTCCGTCGCCCGGCCCGATCAGGGCCAGGGAGCGGAGGAGGTCGCGCGCGCGACCCGGGTGACTCTGCGCGACGGGAAGATTTCCCGGTTGCGGCAGTTCCGCACCCTTGACCAGGCCCTGGCCGCGACCGCCTGACCCGCGACGAAGGAGACCACCGAGCATGACCGAACCACAGGACGTCGCCAGGCAGCTTGGTGAGGCGTTCGCCACCGGGGACCTGGTCCTGCTGGAGCCGCTGCTGGACTCGCGGGTGCGCTGGGGCGCCCAGGACGAGACTCCGCAGACCTGCCATTCGCGCTCCGATGTGCTGGCCTGGTACGGCAGCGCGCAGGCCGCGGGTACACGCGCCGTGGTAACCGAGACACAGGTGCTCGACGACGCGGTGGTCCTGGGCCTGACCATGACCGGTCCCGGTTGGGGGCCGGGCAACGGGCGGCCCGCGCGGATCTTCCAGGCTTTCCGGCTGGCCGGCGGCCTGATCATCGACATCCGTGGCTACAACACCCGCGAGGAGGCACTCGCGGTCGCCCGCACCCCCGTCCCGGCCCCGGGGGCACCGCAGCCGGACCACCCCTAGCCGGACCCCGCCAGATGCCGGACGGGGACTGCTTCCGGCCTCAGCGAGGACCGGCGGTGGTGACGTCCGCGCCGAAGGCCCGCCCCAGCAGGGGGCCGAGGGTCTGCACGCCGAGTTGTTCGGCGGCGCTCTGGTCCAGGACCCGGCCGATGATGTCGGCGTGGTCCTGGGCCCACCGGCGGGCGCAGTCGCCGCTGGTGAAGACGTTCAGGACGTCGCAGCACACCGTGGCGGCCGGGCCCGCGCAGCAGCGGCGGCCCACGAACACCACCGCACCGGCCGGCTCCCACACCATCCGCCCGCCGGTGGAGGTCACGGTGACCGTCTCCCCGGTCACCGGGTCGGACGAGGTGATCACCGCGTCCGCATCCAGCATGGCCGGGATGCCCAGCGCGTCGATCGCGCACATCGACCACACCTGGGCCCCGCCCGAGATCGCCACCCGGTGGGCAGTTGGCGCCGCCGAGAACGGATACGCGGCCCGGACCCCGCCGGTCTCGTCCAGGGTCAGGAAGTCCTCGGCGGCCAGCTCGGCCAGCACCTCGGCGGCAGAGCGCCCGAAGCGGGCGGCGACCGGCTCCAGGTCCGCCGCGCTGGGGGCGGTGCCGGTCTGGGCGAAGTGCCGCAGCACGTGCTGCTGGACTGACCGCAGGCCCCGTTCGGCCGGGGCAAGCCGGCCCCGGCCGCCCCGCCCGACCGGGTCCAGGACATCCAGGTCCGCCGACAGGCCCTGGCCGTCGGCGGCGGCCCGCCCGGCGCCGTCCAGGGCCCAGCGCAGGTCCTCGGCGGTCGGGGCCCCCTGGACCCGGCCGTCCGCACCCCGATACAGGCGGCAGGACACGCTCGTCGGAGAACTACGAGCAGAGGGCCGCCGACCCGGACGGCGATCTGCCGTACAGAGTGACGGGCACGGTCACCGTCGAGGCGACCGCGACAACGGCAGCACCGACGTGTGGGACCTGCGGCTGCCCTCCCCCGATGGCACCGTGGAACTGAGCAGCTGAGTCTCCCACCCAGGGCCGCCCCGCCCCCAGGATCGGGCTGAAGCCGGGCTCTGGGATCGACGCCGGATACGGCGGTGGGTGTTGCTCGGGATCCGCGGCCCCGAGCAACACCCACCGCCGCGCCGGCTCAGAACCGGGGGTGCTCGATCTTGTGCGTCTGCAGCGCGGTGTACGCCGCCTGGGCCCGGTCGAGGTCTCCGCCGAACGCTCCGGCCTGCAGCAGCGGCCAGTCCGCGGTGAGCTCCGCCTGGACCTGCTGAGCGAGACCGTTCATGGAACCCCATCGGCCGTCCAGGAGGAACACCCCCTCCCACACGTAGTTCATCGGCTTCGGCAGGACGTCGAGGGCGATCATGGACGCGAGCAGCTCGAAGCGGTCGAATGCGGCCAGGAACGCAGTGTCGTCCGGCTCCACCAGCCGCAGGGGCTCGCGCAGCTCCTCCTGCAGCCACTGGCTCTGCGGGTACCGGTACCGGCTGCCCCCCGTCGGGTGGTAGACGGCGTTCA includes:
- a CDS encoding nuclear transport factor 2 family protein codes for the protein MAAADAPVVRDALRAWLRGDLDAFERALTEDAELLWYEPSPWDCHGRVQIMRLLRQRRAEDRPFIEVRIDDVDADTLVVSVARPDQGQGAEEVARATRVTLRDGKISRLRQFRTLDQALAATA
- a CDS encoding nuclear transport factor 2 family protein — its product is MTEPQDVARQLGEAFATGDLVLLEPLLDSRVRWGAQDETPQTCHSRSDVLAWYGSAQAAGTRAVVTETQVLDDAVVLGLTMTGPGWGPGNGRPARIFQAFRLAGGLIIDIRGYNTREEALAVARTPVPAPGAPQPDHP
- a CDS encoding alkylmercury lyase family protein; this encodes MSCRLYRGADGRVQGAPTAEDLRWALDGAGRAAADGQGLSADLDVLDPVGRGGRGRLAPAERGLRSVQQHVLRHFAQTGTAPSAADLEPVAARFGRSAAEVLAELAAEDFLTLDETGGVRAAYPFSAAPTAHRVAISGGAQVWSMCAIDALGIPAMLDADAVITSSDPVTGETVTVTSTGGRMVWEPAGAVVFVGRRCCAGPAATVCCDVLNVFTSGDCARRWAQDHADIIGRVLDQSAAEQLGVQTLGPLLGRAFGADVTTAGPR